A portion of the Lolium rigidum isolate FL_2022 chromosome 1, APGP_CSIRO_Lrig_0.1, whole genome shotgun sequence genome contains these proteins:
- the LOC124658741 gene encoding putative heat stress transcription factor A-6a, which translates to MDSLTAVMTTDIKQEEPEMVVLDDDDGDDCRLRAPTPLDLAAAAAVAPFLAKTFDMVEDPATDAVVSWGAARNSFVVWDPHAFAARLLPLHFKHANFSSFLRQLNTYGFRKVNPDRWEFANAGFLGGQRHLLAGIRRRRGADTGRRPAASSSASSCAAEAGVIGVVDGELERLRRDREALKQELARLRVQQEASRATLMEMERRVLGTERRQEQCKAFLVRAIRNPSFLTSLARRNALAAGDAVPVVKGKNKRRMLDHIPSSPAAAAATEDGFTFEELALAAGVDVEAGVPTVKTESAGGITTDMIWYELLGDEQAEMDVEVEDLVTAAAAAAAEEMEPWEGMGEEEDPDDGICQELRMRAVEGCESDYAPGSGG; encoded by the exons ATGGACTCCCTCACCGCCGTAATGACGACGGACATCAAGCAGGAGGAGCCCGAGATGGTGGTgctggacgacgacgacggcgacgactgcCGCCTGCGCGCGCCGACGCCGTTGGAcctggcggcggccgcggcggtggCGCCGTTCCTGGCCAAGACGTTCGACATGGTGGAGGACCCGGCGACGGACGCGGTGGTGTCGTGGGGCGCGGCGCGGAACAGCTTCGTGGTGTGGGATCCCCACGCCTTCGCCGCCCGCCTCCTCCCGCTCCACTTCAAGCACGCCAACTTCTCCAGCTTCCTCCGCCAGCTCAACACCTAC GGATTCCGCAAGGTGAACCCGGACAGGTGGGAGTTCGCCAACGCGGGCTTCCTCGGCGGGCAGCGGCACCTCCTCGCGGGCATCCGCCGCCGGCGCGGCGCCGACACCGGCCGCCGGCCCGCGGCCTCCTCGTCTGCGTCCTCGTGCGCGGCGGAGGCCGGCGTCATCGGCGTCGTGGACGGGGAGCTGGAGCGGCTGCGGCGGGACCGGGAGGCGCTCAAGCAGGAGCTGGCGCGGCTCAGGGTGCAGCAGGAGGCGTCGCGCGCGACGCTGATGGAGATGGAGCGTCGCGTGCTGGGCACCGAGCGGCGGCAGGAGCAGTGCAAGGCCTTCCTCGTGCGTGCGATCAGGAACCCGAGTTTTCTGACCAGCCTGGCACGCCGCAACGCACTCGCCGCCGGCGACGCGGTGCCCGTcgtcaagggcaagaacaagcggCGGATGCTCGACCACAtcccgtcgtctccggcggcggcggcggcgacggaggatGGTTTCACCTTCGAGGAGCTTGCACTGGCGGCCGGTGTCGACGTCGAGGCGGGCGTACCGACCGTGAAAACTGAGAGCGCGGGCGGCATAACGACGGACATGATTTGGTACGAGCTGCTCGGGGACGAGCAGGCGGAGATGGACGTCGAGGTGGAAGacctcgtcaccgccgccgccgcggcagcggcggaggagaTGGAGCCGTGGGAGGGGATGGGCGAGGAGGAG GATCCGGATGATGGTATCTGTCAGGAACTCAGGATGCGAGCTGTGGAAGGGTGTGAGAGCGACTATGCTCCGGGTTCAGGTGGCTAG
- the LOC124658757 gene encoding cytochrome P450 711A1-like, translating to MEEAGAWLPCIATLASCLLGFALYIYAPYWGVRGVPGPPTLPIVGHLPLLARHGPDVFAALAKKYGPIFRFHLGRQPLVIVADPELCKEVGVRQFKSIPNRSLPSPIAGSALHQKGLFFTRDARWSAMRNTIISLYQPSHLAGLVPTMQRCVERAADTIQFAAGEHDDGDLDFSDLALKLATDVIGQAAFGVDFALSAPQSDGGGEAAEFVAEHVHSTTSLKMDLSGSLSIVLGLVAPALQAPARWLLRRVPGTADRRIARTNERLRARVEEIVASRERDGGRRRERRDFLSALLNARDGGEKMRELLTPEYVGALTYEHLLAGSATTAFTLASAVYLVAGHPEVEAKLLAEVDRSVPAGAAPTADELQSSFPYLDQVVKEAMRFYTVSPLIARETSRRVEVGGYALPEGTWVWLAPGVMAMDAAQFPDPGEFRPERFDAGCEEERRRHPYAQVPFGLGPRACVGQRFALQEVKLAMVHLYRRYVFRRSPRMESPPELQFGIVLSFKHGVWLRAIERCKRHLGLDSDMDDSLQLVE from the exons ATGGAAGAAGCAGGGGCATGGCTGCCATGCATCGCCACGCTGGCGTCCTGCCTCCTCGGCTTCGCGCTCTACATCTACGCGCCCTACTGGGGAGTCCGGGGCGTGCCGGGGCCTCCCACGCTGCCGATCGTCGGCCACCTGCCGCTGCTCGCCCGCCATGGCCCCGACGTCTTCGCTGCCCTCGCCAAGAAATACGGCCCCATCTTCAG GTTCCATCTTGGACGGCAGCCTCTGGTGATCGTGGCCGACCCGGAGCTGTGCAAGGAGGTCGGCGTCAGGCAGTTCAAGAGCATCCCCAACCGGAGCCTGCCGTCGCCGATAGCCGGCTCCGCGCTCCACCAGAAAGGCCTCTTCTTCACCAGGGACGCGCGGTGGTCGGCGATGAGGAACACCATCATCTCGCTCTACCAGCCGTCGCACCTCGCGGGCCTCGTCCCCACCATGCAGCGCTGCGTCGAGCGCGCCGCCGACACCATACAGTTCGCCGCGGGGGAGCACGACGACGGCGACTTGGACTTCTCGGACCTCGCCCTCAAGCTGGCCACCGACGTCATCGGGCAGGCGGCGTTCGGCGTCGACTTCGCGCTCTCCGCGCCGcagagcgacggcggcggcgaggcggcggagtTCGTGGCGGAGCACGTGCACTCGACCACCTCGCTCAAGATGGACCTGTCGGGGTCGCTCTCCATCGTGCTCGGCCTCGTCGCGCCGGCGCTGCAGGCGCCCGCGCGGTGGCTGCTGCGGCGGGTCCCCGGGACGGCGGACCGGAGGATCGCGCGCACCAACGAGCGGCTGCGCGCGAGGGTGGAGGAGATCGTGGCGAGCCGGGAGCGCGACGGGGGCAGGAGGCGGGAGCGGAGGGACTTCCTGTCGGCGCTGCTCAACGCCCGGGACGGCGGGGAGAAGATGAGGGAGCTGCTCACGCCGGAGTACGTGGGCGCGCTCACCTACGAGCACCTCCTCGCCGGCTCGGCCACCACCGCCTTCACGCTCGCCTCCGCCGTGTACCTCGTCGCCGGCCACCCGGAGGTCGAGGCCAAGCTGCTCGCCGAGGTCGACCGCTCCGTTCCTGCAGGCGCCGCCCCGACCGCCGACGAGCTCCAGAGCAGCTTCCCCTACCTCGACCAGGTCGTGAAGGAGGCGATGAGGTTCTACACGGTCTCGCCGCTGATCGCGAGGGAGACGTCGCGGCGAGTGGAGGTCGGGGGCTACGCGCTGCCGGAGGGCACGTGGGTGTGGCTCGCGCCGGGGGTGATGGCGATGGACGCGGCGCAGTTCCCGGACCCCGGCGAGTTCCGGCCGGAGCGGTTCGATGCCGGGTgcgaggaggagcggcggcgccacCCGTACGCGCAGGTGCCGTTCGGGCTGGGCCCGAGGGCGTGCGTGGGGCAGCGGTTCGCGCTGCAGGAGGTGAAGCTGGCCATGGTGCACCTCTACCGCCGCTACGTGTTCCGCCGGTCGCCGCGGATGGAGTCGCCGCCGGAGCTCCAGTTCGGGATCGTGCTCAGCTTCAAGCACGGCGTCTGGCTCAGGGCCATCGAGAGGTGCAAGCGCCACCTAGGCTTGGACAGTGACATGGATGATAGTCTTCAGCTAGTCGAATGA